From a region of the Nyctibius grandis isolate bNycGra1 chromosome 10, bNycGra1.pri, whole genome shotgun sequence genome:
- the KBTBD8 gene encoding kelch repeat and BTB domain-containing protein 8, with the protein MAALGEPSKFSQTLNGIPSSNTVSSGMDPFHACSILQQLKTMYDEGQLTDIVVEVDHGKTFSCHRNVLAAISPYFRSMFTSGLTESTQKEVRIVGVEAESMHLVLNYAYTSRVMLTEANVQALFTAASIFQIPSIQDQCAKYMISHLDPQNSIGVFIFADHYGHQELKDRSQDYIRKKFLSVTKEQEFLQLRKDQLISILDSDDLNVDKEEHVYDSIIRWFEHEQNKREVHLPEIFAKCIRMPLLEETFLEKIPPMFAQAMAKSCVQKGQRSANGYTQRLGMTASEMIICFDAAHKHSGKKQTVPCLDSVTGRVFKLCKPPNDLREVGILVSPDNDIYIAGGYRPSSSEVSIDHRAESDFWMYDHSGNRWIPKAPLLRARIGCKLVHCCGKLYAIGGRVYEGDGRNSLKSVECYDSRENCWTAVCPMPVAMEFHSAVEYKDNIYVLQGEFFLCYDPQKDYWGFLTPMTVPRIQGLATVYNDSIYYIAGTCGNHQRMFTVEAYDIEQNKWTRKKDFPCDQSINPYIKLVLLKNKLHLFVRATQVTVEEHVFRTSRKNSLYQYDEVTDQWQKVYETPDRLWDLGRHFECVVAKLYPQCLQKVI; encoded by the exons ATGGCAGCGTTAGGAG AACCAAGTAAGTTTTCACAAACACTGAACGGAATTCCTTCTTCAAACACAGTCAGCAGTGGAATGGACCCCTTCCATGCTTGTAGTATTCTTCAACAGCTTAAAACCATGTATGATGAAGGACAACTGACGGATATCGTAGTGGAAGTGGATCATGGGAAAACATTCTCCTGTCATAGGAATGTTCTTGCTGCAATCAGTCCTTATTTCAG atcTATGTTCACTAGCGGCCTTACAGAGAGTACCCAGAAAGAAGTTCGTATCGTTGGTGTTGAAGCAGAGTCGATGCATTTAGTATTGAACTATGCATATACCTCCAGAGTAATGCTGACAGAGGCCAACGTTCAAGCTTTGTTCACTGCAGCTAGTATCTTCCAGATCCCTTCCATACAAGACCAGTGTGCTAAATATATGATCAGTCATTTGGACCCACAGAACTCCATTGGGGTGTTTATCTTTGCTGATCACTATGGTCATCAGGAACTCAAAGACAGATCACAAGACTACATTCGTAAAAAGTTTCTGAGTGTCACCAAAGAGCAAGAATTTCTTCAGTTGAGAAAAGACCAGCTGATAAGTATACTCGACAGTGATGATTTAAATGTAGACAAAGAAGAACATGTTTATGACAGCATTATAAGGTGGTTTGAGCATGAACAAAATAAGAGAGAAGTGCACCTTCCGGAAATATTTGCCAAATGCATCCGTATGCCTCTGTTGGAAGAGACATTTTTAGAGAAAATCCCTCCCATGTTTGCACAGGCTATGGCCAAAAGCTGTGTACAAAAGGGACAACGTAGTGCCAATGGCTATACTCAACGGCTTGGAATGACCGCTTCTGAAATGATCATATGCTTTGATGCTGCCCACAAACACTCAGGAAAGAAGCAAACAGTGCCTTGTTTAGATTCGGTCACAGGGAGAGTGTTCAAACTATGCAAGCCACCAAATGACTTGAGGGAGGTTGGAATTCTTGTATCTCCTGATAATGATATTTATATTGCGGGTGGTTACAGACCGAGCAGCAGCGAGGTCTCCATTGACCACAGAGCAGAGAGTGATTTTTGGATGTACGATCACTCTGGCAATAGGTGGATTCCGAAAGCTCCTTTGTTGCGAGCCAGAATAGGCTGCAAATTGGTTCATTGCTGTGGTAAACTGTATGCAATAGGTGGTCGCGTTTATGAAGGAGATGGGCGAAACTCACTCAAGTCTGTGGAGTGTTATGACAGCCGAGAGAACTGTTGGACAGCTGTCTGTCCGATGCCGGTAGCAATGGAGTTTCACAGTGCTGTGGAATATAAGGATAACATCTATGTTTTACAGG gGGAATTTTTTCTCTGCTATGATCCTCAGAAGGATTACTGGGGATTTTTGACCCCAATGACTGTGCCTAGAATCCAAGGCTTGGCAACTGTATACAATGACTCCATCTACTACATAGCTGGAACCTGTGGAAACCATCAACGTATGTTTACCGTAGAGGCCTATGACATTGAACAAAATAAGTGGACTCGAAAAAAAGACTTTCCGTGTGATCAGTCCATTAATCCGTATATAAAACTCGTACTCCTCAAAAATAAACTCCATCTGTTCGTCAGAGCTACTCAAGTCACTGTTGAAGAACATGTTTTCAGAACCAGCAGGAAGAATTCACTCTACCAGTATGATGAGGTTACTGACCAATGGCAAAAAGTGTACGAGACTCCAGATAGGCTCTGGGATTTGGGCCGGCATTTTGAATGTGTTGTTGCTAAATTGTATCCGCAGTGTCTTCagaaagttatttaa